The Terriglobus roseus sequence TCCGTCCGAGATACACGATAGGAACATGACTGTTTCGCAGCGCCTCGGGGGCGTCCGGCGAGCCGTCATTTCCGAACAGAAAGAGTGCATCCACCTGACGGGAAAGATGAAGCTCCGCTTCACGCTCCTCGCCCTCGGGATCATCGTCTGTCGAGGACACCACCAGGCCGTAACTGGCCGCGCGGAAGACCCTGTTTAAGCCGCGGCAGACATCTGCCACGTGAGGATCTCTGAGGTCACGAACGACCAGGCCCACCAGGTACGCCTGCCCTGTGCGGAGGCTGCGCGCCGAAATATTTGGACGATAATTAAGCTCCTGCATGCGCTTCAGGACCAGCGCCTTGGTATCAGCGCTTACGTCCACATGGCCGCGCAGCACCCTGGAGATCGTCATCTTGGACAGCTTGAGATCGTCCGCGATGTCCTGGAGCCGAATCTTCATGATAGGAATGCTGCCATGCTATCGCACTCACCACACTCGCTGGCGTCGTCGTTCCCTCATGTCCCGCCGCATCGTGCCCTGGTGCCTAAGGTCGCCACAAAGTGAGGTGATCACCGTTGATTCCTCGGAAGCGACCCTGACCACCCCGGATGCGTCTGAGAGATCATCTGGAGATTTATTTTTGAAAGCAATAGCCACCGTAGCTCTTCTTGTCTCATCGTCCGTCGTGCCATTCGCTGCGCAGGCTCAGCAAAGCCATCCGAAGGCCGGTAAGAAACGACCACCTCTGTCGGAGTCTGCGTTCCAATCGCAGGTTTTGCAGAAGCTCTCGCAGATGCAGACCGAGATCGAAGATCTTCGTGGACAGATGGCTGAGAAAGACGCGCAGATTGCGGCGCTGAAGCGAAGCAGCGAGAGTTCCAGCGGCGCTCAAGCACAGACCGCCGCGCAAGTCGACGCACTGGCGACCTCCACGGCGCAGACATCTGCGGGAGTCAGTGGTCTGCAGACATCGGTTGCAGCCGTTAGGCAACAGACCTCCGAGGTCAAGAACGATGTGCAGCAAGTGGCGCAGGAGCAGGTGGCGATCAAGAAAAATGTAGATGAGCCTGTGTCGATCCACTACAAGGGCGTGACGATTACGCCGGGTGGTTTTCTTGCGGGCGAGAGTATCTGGCGGCAACGCGCATTGAATGCAGATGTCTATACGAATTTCAACGGCACCCCCTACGGTGGAGCAGGCGAAGCTCACACCAGCGAGTGGGTGCCATCGGCGCGAGCCACCAGGCCCTCCGTCTTGATCACAGGTAAGGTCCCCTTCGGCACCTTGAGCGGATTCTTTGAAGGTGATTTCCTGTCGGCAGGCAGCACATCGAACAACCTGCAATCCAACAGTTACACGCTGCGCGTTCGTCAGGCATGGGGACAGGCCGCGTTCGGGCGCTACAAGTTCACAGGCGGTCAGATGTGGACATTACTATCAGAGAGTAAGAAGGCCGCAGACCCTGGGCAGGAGGCGTTGCCGTTGATCTTTGACGGCAACCTGCATGTCGGCTACACCTATGTGCGACAGCCCGGATTTCGATTCCAGGCGGCCCTGTCGCCAAAGACAACGCTCGCTGTCGCTCTGGAAGCCTCGCAGTATCAGTTCAGCGCTTCCAACGCGTCCCCAAACTTTTTCTTCGGGAACGCGGGAGCGGCGCCGGGCCTGAACAACCCTGGTATCACCTACACCAACCAGGTCGCTCCGGATGTAGTTGTGAAGGCCGCTTTTGACCCAGGCTATGGACATTACGAGATTGGTGGCGTGGTGAGGCTGTTCCGTGACCGTTACTACCCGGCTGGAACTACGGCAGCGAATGCACAGAACGACACTCGCGTTGGTGGCGGCTTCGTCGCAAGTGCGCGCTTCCCCATCTCAAAACTCGATCTCGGTCTGCACTTGGTAGCAGGAGACGGAACCGGACGATATGGCGCATCGATCTTGCCGGACGTGACCGTGCGACCGGATGGGACGCTGTCGCCTCTACGCAATGCACAAGGTCTGCTGTCCTTGGAATATCACGCAACCAAGAAGCTGGACCTGTTTGGCTATGCAGGTACGGAGTATGTTCAGCGAACGTTTTACCGGAGCGCCACGGGCACGCTGGTAGGCTATGCGCCGCCTTCCGCGAACAACACCGGATGCAATACCGAGGCCGTGCCCACGGGCTCCACGGGCTATCTTCCGGGTACAGGAACGTGCCTGGGAGCAACGCGCGATCTCGTACAGGGTTCCGTCGGATGGGTCTATCGCTTTTACAGCGGACCAGCGGGAAAGTTGCAGTATGGGGCGGCTTACAGCTATCTTTCACGCTCTGGCTGGGTGGGAACGGGCGGCGCTCCAACGGCGACGAACAACTTGGTGTACACCAGCTTCCGATACTTCCTGCCGTAGTGTAGAGAGGTTCATCAAAATCATGAAGGGAGCCGGGCTTACTGGCTCCCCTCACTAACCGATCCGCCAGGAACGCGCCGCTCGAATCTTCATGGATACGTTGAAGTCAGGCGAACGCCAGCACGATTGCACCCGCCGTAATCAGTGCTCCTCCAGCGGCCTTCATCAACGTGATGCGCTCTCCCAAGAGCGGCCACGCCAACAGAATGACGAAGACCACACTGAGTTTGTCGATGGGTGCTACCTTCGACGCCTGTCCCAAGGACAATGCGCGGAAGTAGCAAATCCACGAAAGCCCTGTTGCGAATCCGGACAGCCCAAGGAAGATCCAACTCCGACGCTCGATGTGCGCAAGGCCGTCATGCGCTCCAAAGCTGATGGCGATGACCCAGGCAAAGAGAACCACGACCGTAGTCCGGACAGCCGTAGCAAGGTTAGGGTCGACGCCAGCGACGCCTAGCTTGGCCAGTAGCGCAGTAGCCGCAGCAAAGACGGCTGAAAGCATCGCCCAAGCAATCCATGACATCGATGACTCTCCCTGCGTGATCCCACCTGCGCATGCCGGCGGAAGAATCTGTCCATGATCCTCTCATCGAAATATTAAGGCTAACTAAAGGCCATTTGTGTGATTCTGTAGACGCTGTTTCTGGTGGCGCAAGTGCGAGTCTTGTTGGTTGAGGATGAAGTCCGTCTGGCAGAGAATGTTGCGCGTGGCCTGCGCGAGGGTCCTGGTTATGCTGTTGACGTCGTTCACGATGGAGCAGAAGCGCTCGAGTTCTGCAACGCCGGCGACTACGACCTGATCGTACTGGATCTTATGCTGCCGGGCTGCAACGGTGACGAGATCGTACAAACCCTGCGAACCGCCAGGAAGACGACGCCTGTACTGATACTGACCGCAGTCAGTGATACCGATCGCACCATCGCATTATTGGACGCGGGCGCCGACGACTTCATGACGAAGCCTTTTGATCTGGGAGAATTGATAGCGCGCTGCCGGGCACTGATTCGACGCAGCAAAGGCGCGAGTCAGGCGCTGCTGCGCTTCGGCGACCTGGAACTGCACACAGGGGAACAGAGTGTGATTCGGGAGGGCCGGTCGATCGACCTCTCCCCCACGGAGTTCCGCATTCTGGAGTATCTGATGTATCGTCCACGCATCGTGGTATCGAAGCGGGAGTTGCTGGAGCACTTGTACGACTTCACATGGGAGCATCATTCCAACGTGATCGAAGTACACGTTTCGAATCTGCGAAGGAAGTTGCGTGGCAACCATGATCATGACGTTGTGGAGACGCTGCGCGGGCGCGGCTACCGCCTGGCGCAGTCCTAGTCGCCCGTGAGATCCCGGTCTATAACTCGTCAAACGGTTGTCAGTGTCCTGTTGGCGCAGATTGCGTTTGCTCTGGTGCTAGGTGCGGTCGCAATTCTGACGGAGCGCCATACCCGTATGCGTGCGTTGGATCAGCAGATTACGGGTCGTTCGGACTCCTTAATGGGAGCGATCCAGGATGCGGAAGACCCGGAAGACAACATCACCATCGACCCGGCGGAAGTCCACGTCATGCGCGAGGATCGCTATGCCGTTTACTCGGAGAGCGGCAAGCTGATCGGCAGGTCTGCGGACGATCAGCCAGCGCTGCCTTCTGTCGGCGCGATGGGCATGAGCAAGCTCCGAATTGGCACGGTGTCCTATCACGTGCTTCGTCGTAAAGCCTTACGCATCATTGATCGCGCGGAGAACGGTGGCGTAGGGCTGCGGCGTCCCGTCGTTCTTGTTTACGCCTCGCCCGAGAGCCATGTTCTACACGAGGTATTCGAGGCCGTCGGGCAACTCCTGGTCGCCATCGTGGTGATCTCAGTCGTCGCGGCTTTCACGACAGCTTCCGTGGTGCGGAAGACATTACAGCCAATTCGCGACCTCGCTTCCGCGGCACAGAAGGTGTCGCCAGCATCCCTGCACTTCGAGCTGCCGTCGAGTGCAATGCGGGTGGACGAACTTCGACCGTTGGCAACGACGCTCTCTGCGTTGCTCGACGAAGTGCGCGAGGCATTCGCAAAGGAACAGCGTTTCGTTGGCGATGCTGCACATGAAATGCAGACGGCCGTTGCAGTGGTTCGCTCTGCGATCCAGGTTCTTATGCTGCGGCGCCGCAGTGAACACGAATACATCGCGGGGCTCGAGCAGCTCCTACAGGACAACGCACGGGTGGAGTCGCTCGTGGCCAGCATGCTGGATCTCGCCCGCTTCGAGCAGGCATCTGAGGCAAGTACACCGAGCCTGAACTTTGCGGATGCGGCGCGTGAGGCCTGCGCGACCATGGAGTCGGTCGCAGAGACACAGGGGGTCCGACTGGTCGTCTCGGCCGATGACAGTGTCCGCACGAATCTGCGCATGGATCGGGCGCAGACGTTGCTGACCAATCTGCTTTCGAATGCAATCCGCCACAGCGCCGCTGGATCCACCGTCGTCGTGGCTGTCAAGAATGAGGCAGGCCACGCCATCCTGCAAGTGATCGATGAGGGCAGCGGGATTCGTGCGGAGGCACTCCCTCACGTCTTCGAACGGTTCTATCGCGAGGACCCCTCGCGATCTCGTGCCTCGGGTGGAACCGGCCTGGGCCTCTCCATCTGCCAGACCATCGTGAACGCCGCGGGAGGCCGGATTGAGATTACGAGCACCGCAGGAAAAGGCACGCGGGTGACGGCTTCCTTCATCAGCGCTTAATCGGCTCTAGCCAGACTTAATTGCTGGCCATTCCTGGCCGCCAGGTGAATACGATGAAACGATATACGGCATCTCTGGCAGCGACGTGCTGCCTTATCGCGATGAGTTCGATCGCGCAGACACCTTACAAGATTGTCGATCAGTGGAAACTCGGCGGCACGGGCGGTTGGGATTACCTGCTTGCCGATGGCGCGGCACATCGCCTTTACATCACGCATAATGGCCGCGTGGAAGTGGTCGATACGGCGACAGGTAAGGCAGTTGGTGCGGTGACCGGCCTGAAGAGTACCCATGGCGTCGCACTGGATCCGGATGGAAAGACCGGTTATATCAGTGATGGTGCGGGCAATGCCGTAGTCATTTTTGATCGATCGACCTTCGCCGTGCTTGCTACGATTCCGGCCGGAACAAACCCGGACGGCATCGCCTACGAGCCGACGACCAAGACCGTGTGGGCTTTCAACGGCCGTAGCAACAACGTCTCTGTGATCGACCCTGCCAAGAAGGAAGTTGTCGCGACCATCGCACTGCCTGGCAAACCGGAGTTTCCGCAGGTCGATGGTAAGGGTTCGATCTTCGTCAACATTGAAGACAAGAACAGCATCGTCAAGCTGGATGCCGCAGGCAAGAAGGCCGTAGCGACCTGGGCGCTACCGGGCTGCGAATCCCCTTCCGGCATGGCGCTCGACTCGGATCACAGTCGCCTGTTCTCCGTGTGCGACGGGAACAAGATGCCGGTGACGGATGCGAAGACCGGTAAGCAGATTGCTCTCGCAACCATCGGCGCTGGTCCCGACGCTGCAGGATATGACGCGAAAGCTCAACTGGCGTTCTCTTCCAATGGCGAGACCGGGACCCTGTCGGTCGTAGACGCGGCTAACGGGTACAAGACCGTGCAGACCCTCGCAACGAAGAAGGGCGCGCGTACGATGGCATACGATGCGACGAATAACAGAATCTATCTGATGACGGCCGAGTACGGTGCACCGGCAGCTGGATCGAAGCGGCCTTCCGTCTTACCAGATACGTTCACAGTGCTCGTCGTCGGCAAGTAACTTCTCCGCACGTGATAGGAGAGGCCCGCCGTTGCGGGCCTCTCCTATTTGCGTAACATGTCCGTTACACCACGATGGCCTCGTCGTGCGAGGAACGTGTGAGCCCGTAATAGATGAGGGGCGTCACGATGAGGCTAAGCAGCATGGAAATCGCAATGCCACCAATGACCGCAATTGCGAGCGGCTGCAGCATCTGCGATCCAGCGCCGATGGCGAGCGCCAAGGGAAACATACCCGTCACCGCCGCGAGCGCGGTCATCAGGATGGGTCGCAGGCGGCGCTGTGCAGACATCTTCATGGCATCCAGTGCGGACATTCCCTCTGCACGGAAGCGTTCATCTGCATCAAGCAGCAGTATCCCGTTCTTGGCTACGATGCCAATGACCATGATCAGTCCCATGAACGACGCGACGTTGAATGCGGTTCCAGTGATGAGTAACGCTCCAACGACCCCGGCAATGGAGAGCACGGAGGACGACAGGATAGCGACGGGAGCCGCGAAATTCCGGAACTCTGTCAGCAGCACACCGAATACGAGGATAAGTGCTAGCAATAGCACCCGCACAAGTTCGCCGAAGGACTTCTGCTGCTCTTCATAGGTGCCGCCATACTCCACCCGTACCGTCGCTGGAATGTGCATAGCCTGTACGCGTGCCTGCACGGCCTTCACGGCTGTTCCGAGATCGGTCCCTTCGAGCTGAGCGGTGACGGTCACCAGTCGCTGCAGGTTCTCTCGCTTGATCTCATTCTGGGGTGGGAGCTGCGTGATTTCAGCAAGCGAGCCAAGCGACGCGGTGCGGCCCGAAGCTGAATTGAAGACAGTGTCGCGAATGGTATCGAGATCTCTCCGTGTTGCGTCGCCGAGCCGAACACGCACGGTATACGGACGGCCGTTTGCAATCACAGGATCGTTAACCGTAACACCATCCAGGATCGAGGTTGCATCTTCTGCGGCTTCCTGCGGCGTGAAGCCCAAACGTGCGGCAAGTTGCGGATCTACCTGGAAGTTGGTGGCCGGTCCGCTTATGGTGTTATCAATGCCGTTCTCGATACTGACGACGCCCTTGACCTTACCGATCTCGTCAGCGATGCGCGGTGCGAGCTCACTAAGCAGCGCGAAGTCCTGGCTGAAGAGCTTGATCTGGATGGGTTCAGGCGCGTTAGACAGATCGTTGATGTTGTCCTGAAGGACCTGGATGTACTCAGTATCGAGCTGCGGTTCAGCGGCCTTCACCTTGGCGCGAACATCGGCGATGACCTCATCGATCCCGCGATCGCGCTTTCCCTTGAGCTTGACGGTCATATCGCCCGTGTTCGCCTCAGTGACCGCTGCAAGCCCCATCTGGAGCCCGGTGCGGCGGCTGACGCTCTCGACCTCCGGCGTCTTTCTGAGGATCTCTTCAACGCGCGCGAGCACATCGCCGGTGGACTGCAGCGAGCTTCCAGCCGGCATGATGTAGTCGAGGATGAATCCACCCTCGTCCATTTCCGGCAGTAGATCAGAACCGAGCGAACGGTACGCGAACAGCGTGCCAACGATTAACACTGCGCACATGCCTACGAGTGTCCAGGGTCTCGCCAACGAGAAGTCCAAGGCCCGGTGGTGCCACTGCATGACGCGCCCCAGGATCTTGCCAGGCTCACCGTGATCATGGGCACTTTCACCAACGGGCGTCTGCTTCAGCAGCAGAAGTGCAAGCCCCGGAGTGAAACTCACTGCCAGTACCAACGATGTCAGCAGTGACACCGTCATCGTGGTGGCAAGTGCGCGAAAGAAACTGCCGGTAACACCGGTAACCGCTACCAGCGGCAGGAAAACCACCACGGGCGTGATCGTTGACCCGATCAATGGCACTGAAATCTCTTTCAGCGCGAGGCGCACCGCGTCCAGGCGCGACTGTCCACTGTCGCGATGGAGCACGATGTTCTCAACGACCACGATCGCATCGTCAATCACAAGACCGATGGCAGCAGCCAGACCACCCAGGGTCATCAGGTTGAAGCTTTCGCCGATGAGCCAAAGCGCGAGTACGGTCGCAGCAACCGTGACGGGTATGACGAGACCTGCAATGAGCGAGGAGCGCCAGTCCCGCAGAAAGAGATAGAGGATGATGCAGGCGAGCACCAGACCGATGAGGATCGCGTCGCGCACGCTGCTGATACTCTCCCGAACGATTTGCGACTGGTCGTAGTAGGGCTTGAGGACGACGCCTTTGGGTAATTTCGTCTGGAGGTTCGCAACGACGGCGCCTACGCCATCCGCCACTGCGACGGTATTACTGCTGGGCTGGCGCGTGATGTTCAGCAGCA is a genomic window containing:
- a CDS encoding YncE family protein, which translates into the protein MKRYTASLAATCCLIAMSSIAQTPYKIVDQWKLGGTGGWDYLLADGAAHRLYITHNGRVEVVDTATGKAVGAVTGLKSTHGVALDPDGKTGYISDGAGNAVVIFDRSTFAVLATIPAGTNPDGIAYEPTTKTVWAFNGRSNNVSVIDPAKKEVVATIALPGKPEFPQVDGKGSIFVNIEDKNSIVKLDAAGKKAVATWALPGCESPSGMALDSDHSRLFSVCDGNKMPVTDAKTGKQIALATIGAGPDAAGYDAKAQLAFSSNGETGTLSVVDAANGYKTVQTLATKKGARTMAYDATNNRIYLMTAEYGAPAAGSKRPSVLPDTFTVLVVGK
- a CDS encoding efflux RND transporter permease subunit, coding for MATLDESEEYWLARSVRTVLFLAVVLTVAGIYAFFRTPIAVFPETNFPRVVIGVDNGVMPVEQMQVTITKPIEDAVNSVPGLVTVRSNTSRGTAEVSLFFDWSVDMFRTLQLVDSALSKVQQSLPSTAKLTTNRLTFATFPILGYSLTSNKLSQSQLWELAQYTLKPPLNRVSGVSTVAIQGGQVPEFHVVPNMAKLQAAGVTILDLTNAIQTSNIIDSPGLYQQDHQLVLALVGAQAHDIDGLKQLSVKTTTSGAPVRIGDVADVIQATMPIYTAVTADDQPAVLLNITRQPSSNTVAVADGVGAVVANLQTKLPKGVVLKPYYDQSQIVRESISSVRDAILIGLVLACIILYLFLRDWRSSLIAGLVIPVTVAATVLALWLIGESFNLMTLGGLAAAIGLVIDDAIVVVENIVLHRDSGQSRLDAVRLALKEISVPLIGSTITPVVVFLPLVAVTGVTGSFFRALATTMTVSLLTSLVLAVSFTPGLALLLLKQTPVGESAHDHGEPGKILGRVMQWHHRALDFSLARPWTLVGMCAVLIVGTLFAYRSLGSDLLPEMDEGGFILDYIMPAGSSLQSTGDVLARVEEILRKTPEVESVSRRTGLQMGLAAVTEANTGDMTVKLKGKRDRGIDEVIADVRAKVKAAEPQLDTEYIQVLQDNINDLSNAPEPIQIKLFSQDFALLSELAPRIADEIGKVKGVVSIENGIDNTISGPATNFQVDPQLAARLGFTPQEAAEDATSILDGVTVNDPVIANGRPYTVRVRLGDATRRDLDTIRDTVFNSASGRTASLGSLAEITQLPPQNEIKRENLQRLVTVTAQLEGTDLGTAVKAVQARVQAMHIPATVRVEYGGTYEEQQKSFGELVRVLLLALILVFGVLLTEFRNFAAPVAILSSSVLSIAGVVGALLITGTAFNVASFMGLIMVIGIVAKNGILLLDADERFRAEGMSALDAMKMSAQRRLRPILMTALAAVTGMFPLALAIGAGSQMLQPLAIAVIGGIAISMLLSLIVTPLIYYGLTRSSHDEAIVV
- a CDS encoding EamA family transporter, giving the protein MSWIAWAMLSAVFAAATALLAKLGVAGVDPNLATAVRTTVVVLFAWVIAISFGAHDGLAHIERRSWIFLGLSGFATGLSWICYFRALSLGQASKVAPIDKLSVVFVILLAWPLLGERITLMKAAGGALITAGAIVLAFA
- a CDS encoding response regulator transcription factor; this encodes MRVLLVEDEVRLAENVARGLREGPGYAVDVVHDGAEALEFCNAGDYDLIVLDLMLPGCNGDEIVQTLRTARKTTPVLILTAVSDTDRTIALLDAGADDFMTKPFDLGELIARCRALIRRSKGASQALLRFGDLELHTGEQSVIREGRSIDLSPTEFRILEYLMYRPRIVVSKRELLEHLYDFTWEHHSNVIEVHVSNLRRKLRGNHDHDVVETLRGRGYRLAQS
- a CDS encoding HAMP domain-containing sensor histidine kinase, with the protein product MRALDQQITGRSDSLMGAIQDAEDPEDNITIDPAEVHVMREDRYAVYSESGKLIGRSADDQPALPSVGAMGMSKLRIGTVSYHVLRRKALRIIDRAENGGVGLRRPVVLVYASPESHVLHEVFEAVGQLLVAIVVISVVAAFTTASVVRKTLQPIRDLASAAQKVSPASLHFELPSSAMRVDELRPLATTLSALLDEVREAFAKEQRFVGDAAHEMQTAVAVVRSAIQVLMLRRRSEHEYIAGLEQLLQDNARVESLVASMLDLARFEQASEASTPSLNFADAAREACATMESVAETQGVRLVVSADDSVRTNLRMDRAQTLLTNLLSNAIRHSAAGSTVVVAVKNEAGHAILQVIDEGSGIRAEALPHVFERFYREDPSRSRASGGTGLGLSICQTIVNAAGGRIEITSTAGKGTRVTASFISA